The genomic DNA GTCGCAATTGCCCGAGGCCAGCCATCCGTCGCCCGAGAGCCGCTTGCTGATCCTGCAGGCGCTCTGCCGCATCGAGGCCATGCTGCGCGGGCTGCCCGCCCGCACGCGGGAAATCTTCCTGCTCGCCCAGCTCGACGGCCTGACGTATGCCGTGATCGCCAGGCGGATGGGCGTGTCGCTGATCACGGTGAAACGGCACATGCGCGATGCCTTCCTTGCCTGCCTGGCGTTGGACTGATGCCGGCCGCTGAAACCCTGCCGCTGGGCGCGGCCACGCCGCACGCCATCGACCCTGCCATCCTTGGCGAGGCTGCTGACTGGCTGGTGCGGCTGCAATCCGGCGAGGCCAGCCAGGCCGACCGGGACGGGCTGGCCCGCTGGCGTGCTCTGGATCCTGCCCATGAGGCGGCCTGGCTGCGGGCCGAGGGCTTGCTGCGCACTTTCGGCCAGGTGCCCGCGCCGCTTGGGCGCGGCACCCTCGCCCGCCTGCGACGCCCCGGCCGGCGCGCGGCGATGGGCCTGGGGCTGATCTCGCTGCTGGCGCCCCTGGCGTGGCTGGGCGCACGGCGCGCGCCTTGGCAGACCTGGACCGCCGACCTTTCGACCGAAACAGGGCAACGCATGACGGTGACCCTGGCCGATGGCACGCTGTTGCACATGAACACCCGTAGCGCCGTCGATATCGCATTCGACGCGTCGGCGCGCGTGCTGACCCTGCGCAGCGGCGAAATCCTGCTGACCAGCCCGCAGGATGCCGACAGCCGCGCCCTGCCCCCCTTCGAAGTGCGCACGGCCCAGGGCAGCCTGCGCCCGCTGGGCACGCACTACGCCGTCAGGCAGATGGCCGGGGCAACGCGGGTGTCCGTGTTCTCGGGTGCGGTGGCCCTGCGTCCAGCCCAAGGCCATCCGAGGGTGTTGAGGGCTGGCGAACAGGCGAGCTTCACGGCGCGGGACATTTCGCCCGTCGGCGAGGCCGACCCCAACGCGCAGCTTTGGGGCCAGGGCATGCTGATGGCGCAGGACTTGCGGCTGGGCACGTTGCTGGACGAACTGGGCCGCTACCACCGGGGCGTGCTGCGCCGTGACCCGGCCGTGGAAGATCTGGCCGTCACCGGCGCCTTTCCCTTGGACGATATTCCGCGCAGCCTTTCGCTGCTGTCCCAGACCCTGCCGGTGCGCCTTGGGGGATATCCGCCGTACTGGATCACCGTCGAGCGCGCGCCGGACCGGCGCCCGAATGGCGCGCGCTGATACCTTTCTGGCACTTGTCCGGTGTGCATGAGGAAGGCGGCATCAATGCCGCCACCCTCTCACTCTCAAGGCAAAGGTAGACCATGACGGCACGCCGGCATCTCCAGGCGCGGGGCGCACGCCACGCAGCGCACTTGTCCGCGACGGACACGACTCGCCAGACCACTCCCCCGCGCCGGGCCCCGGTACTGGCCCTGGCCGGCGCGCTGCTTGGCGTGGGGCTGGGCGCGCTCACCCTTCCCGCTCCCCTGCTGGCGGCCACCGTGCAGGAAGGCGACGAGCGGCGCACTTATGCCATTGCGGGCGGCAGGCTGGGCGATGTGCTGGCACGTTTCGCCGCCACCGCCGGCGTGCCGCTCTCGTTCGACCCGCAACTGCTGGCGGGGCGCGGCAGCGACGGGCTGCAGGGTTCATACACCATCAAGGAAGGGTTTGACCGACTGCTCGCGGGCAGCGGCTATGTCTTGCGCGACATGGGCGCGGCGGGCTATTCCCTGCAGGCACTGCCGGCGCCAGTCGGCCAATTGGGGCCGCCCCACTTGCTGGCGCCGGTGACGGTCACCGCCACGCTGTATGGCTCGCGCGAAACCACCGCGCTGAACAACTCCTCGGCCTCGGTCGGCATCGTCAAGGCCGAAGACATCGCGCTTGGCCAGATCACCACGGTCCAGGACAGCTTCCGCCGGCTGGCGAACGTGATGGACGCCGCCTTCCTGAATTCCGGCTTCGTCATCCGAGGCATGAGCACGGAAGGCTTCGTGCCGTCCGGCGCGCCCATGGGCTCGGTCTATGTCGACGGCGTGCTGCAAACGCGCTACAGCGCCCGCTTTGGCGCACGCAATCTGTGGGATGCGGAGCAGGTCGAGGTCTATCGCGGCCCGCAATCCACCCTGAGCGGCCGCGCCGCGACGGCGGGCGCGGTGTACATCAAGACCAAGGATCCCACCTTCAAGCGGGAAGCCGAGCTGTCCGGCACGGGCGGCAACCATGACCTTTGGGGCACGGCCTTCATGCTCAACACGCCGCTCTCGGAAGACCAGCTGGCGCTGCGCATCAGCGGTTCCGTCGAGCGGGCGAAGACGCCCGTCAGCTATCCGACCTATCGGCAATACGCCAACTACGACCGATTCAAGACCGAGATCAGCAACAACCTGCGCGCCAAGCTGCTGTTGCTGCCCGCCTCGGCGCCCAGCACCAGGGCGGTGCTGAGCTACGCCTATTCGGACGACCGGCCCAACGAGCGCCTGGTCGGCGAAGGGGCGGACTTCGGCTTCGGTGACGCGCGTGGAGACTGGTACGCCTTCCCGACCTACGCGGAGTTCAGGCAGACCACCGTGCACAACCTGGGCCTGGAACTGACCCATGACTTCAACGACTCGCTGCGCCTGACCTCGCAGACGGGCAACCACCTGGGCAAGACGCGGCGCCGCTCCGTCGACGCGGGCACGGCTGGCCTGGTCGACGGCCTTTCCGGCGAAGTCGAGGACAGGCTGCTCACGCAGGAGTTGCGACTGAACTACGAAGGCGAGCGCTGGAGCTGGGTGGCGGGCGTGTTCGGCAGCTACCAGGACTATGACTCCACCTTCGGCGCGGCGCTGGTGCCGCACCTCCAACTGGCCGAAAGCTTCCGCCGGCGAACCACCAACCTGGCGGCGTTCGGCGAAGCCACCTACGAATTCCTGCCCACCTGGCGCGCGACACTGGGCGGCCGCCTGGACTACCTGCGCGAACGCACCGCGCAGCGCAACGCCGAAACCTACCCTTATGGCGGCGTGCCCTTCACTTACGAAAACAGCGCCGACTTCGACGAGTACAACTTCGTGCCGAAAGTGGGACTGTCGAAATCGATCACGCCGGACCACACGGTGGGCGCCACCTATACGCAGGGGTTCCGCACGGGCGGCTTCTATGTGAACTACAACACGGGCCAAGCCCAATACTACGACCCGGAAACCGCGCAGAACTACGAGTTGTACTACAAAGGCAGCTATCTGGACGGACGCCTGTCCTTGAACGCCAACCTGTTCCTGACGCGCTACAAGGACCAGCAGATCGAGATCCGCCCCGATCCCGCGGACCAGTCCTATCGCGAGACCGCCAACGCGGCCTCGTCACGGACCTGGGGCCTGGAAATCGAGCCCACCTACCAGGCCAATGAGCGGCTGTCCCTGTTCGCGTCGCTGGGGTACCTGAACACCAGGTTCCAGCGTTTCAACCACGCCAGCTACGGCGACCTGTCGGGCCGCGCCTTTCCCGAAGCCCCCGAGTGGAGCGTGGGCCTGGGCGGGCGGTATCAGTGGCCCGGCGGTTTCTACCTGGCCGCCGACGCCAAGTACACCTCGGGCTACGAGGGCCGCTTCGGCATTCCGCCACAGGACACGATCGGCTCGCGCGTCATCGTCAACGCGCAGCTTGGATACCGCCAGGATCGCTGGCAGGTGAGCGTGTTCGCCAGGAACCTGTTCGACAAGCGCTACGTCACCTTCATCGACCGCGAAGCGCAGCCGGCCTATGCCCAGCTGGGCGCCGAGCGCAGCGTTGGCGTGAATCTGAAACTCAGGTTCTGATGCAGAACGGCCCCAGGCACGCAGATGCCCGGGGCCGTTGCCGCGCCACAGCCTGGATGACTCAGGCCACGTGCTGCAGGAAGTCCTTCAGCCGCTGGCTGGGCGGATTCGCCAGCAGTTCGGTGGGCGGCCCATCATGCGCCACCTTGCCACCGTCGAAGAACACCAGCCGGCTGCCCACCTTGCGGGCGAACTCCATCTCGTGCGTGACCACGATCATGGTCATGCCTTCGTCGGCCAGGGTCTTCATGACCTGCAGCACTTCGTGCCGCAGTTCGGGATCCAGCGCCGAGGTGGGTTCATCGAACAGCATCAGCTTGGGCTTGATGGCCAGCGCGCGGGCGATCGCCACGCGCTGCTGCTGACCGCCGGAAAGCTCGCTGGGATAGTGGTCCATGCGTTCGGCCAGTCCGACCTTGGCCAGCAGCGCCTGCGCCTGCTGGCGCGCTTCGGCGCGCGGCATGCCGCGCGTGTGGACCGGCCCGAACATCACGTTCTCCAGCGCCGTCATCTGCGGGAACAGATTGAACTGCTGGAAGACCATGCCCGCCTCGCGGCGGATTTCCCGGACCTGCTCGGGGGTGCCTGTCACGCTGATGCCGTCCACGCGCAGCTCGCCGCCCTGGATGGTTTCCAGCACGTTGATGCAGCGCAGGAAGGTGGACTTGCCCGACCCGGACGGGCCGACCACGACGACCACCTCGCCCGCATCGATGTCGAGGGTGACACCGTTCAGGACGACGTTATCGCCGAACCGCTTCGTGACGTCGCGAAATTCGACCATGCTCATAGTATGCGCATCCTCCGTTCGATCAGGCGCAGAACCAGCGCGATGGTGCCTGTGAGTATCAGGTAGATGATGGCCACGGCCGACCAGATTTCCACGGCGCGGAAGTTGCTGGCCATGATTTCCTGGCCCTGGCGCGTCAGTTCGGCCACGCCGATGACGATGAAGAGCGAGGAGTCCTTCAGGCTGATGATGCACTGGTTGCCCAGCGGCGGGATCATGCGGCGGAAGGCCACCGGCCCGATGATGTGCAGCAGGATCTTGTGGAACGGCAGGCCCATGGCCTGGCCGGCTTCCTTCAGGCCCTTGTGCACCGACAGCAGCGCGCCGCGCACGATCTCGGCGATGTAGGCGCCCGAGTTGATGATGAGCGTGACGATGGCCGCCCACTCCGCATCGACGCGGATATTTGCCAGCAGGGGCAAGGCGAAGTAGATGAACATCACCTGCACGACGATGGGCGTGCCGCGGATGATGGAGACGTAGACCTGCGCGATGCCTGACAGGACGATGTTCCCGTAGGCCCGGGCGACGCCCGCGAGCGCGCCGAGGATGAAGCCGCCGAAAAGACCCCAGAGGGTGATCTTGACGGTCATTTTGGTGCCCTGGATGAGGCTGGGCATGGCTTCGGAGATGACTGTCCAGTCGAATTCCAAATGCGTCTCCTGGTTGGACTGGGCGGACGCGGCGCAGGGCCGCCCGCCCGGAAAGCATGGCGTTATCCGGCTGTCCGGCGCCGCGGCGCCAGGTCCGGGCCATTGCCCGCCGATGGCCGGCGGGCAATGGCATTCATGCCGTCTGCAAGGCAGTCAACAGGCCTTGCTTACCCGGCTTTCACTTGGCCTGCTTGCCGAACCACTTGGCGTAGATCTCGTCGTACTTGCCGTTGCCCTTCAACGTGGCGAGCGCCTTGTTGACCTTCGGCACCAGGTCGCTGCCCTTGGGGAAGGCGATGCCGTAGAAGTCGCCGCTCTTGACCGCGCTGGTGACCTTCACGCGGCCCTTGCCGGCGCTGTTGGCGTAGTACTGCACGTTGGGGGTGTCGTGCACGGCGGCATCGACGCGGCCCGTGGCCAGTTCAAGATAGGCGTTGTCGATGTTGGGGAAGAGCTTGAGCTTGGCATCGGGCACTTCCTTGCGCAGGAAGTCCACCGTGGCCGTGCCGGTCTTCACCGCGACGGTCTTGCCCGACAGCGACTTGGCATCGTTGATGTCGGTGTTCTTGTCGCTGACCAGGATGGACAGGCCGCTTTCGTAATAGGGGTCGGAGAAGTCGATGACCTTCTTGCGGTCGTCGCGGATCGTGATGCCCGCCAGCGCGGCGTCGATGTTGCGGGTCTGCAGGCCCGGGATGATGCCGTTGAAGTCCATGGGCTGGAAGCGGAACTTCACGTCCATTTCCTGTGCGATGGCAGTCCAGAGGTCGATGTCGAAGCCGACGTACTTGTCGCCCTGCTTGAACTCGAAGGGCACGAATGCCGTATCGGTGGCGACCACGAGTTCCTTGTTCTGCGCCGCGGCGGGGGCCAGGGCGGTCACGCCGAGGGCCATGCCGGCCATGAGGGCGGCAAGCTTGCGATGGATCATCATGAAGGGCTCCTTGCAGTGTTGGCGGGCCTGTGGGGCTTGTGGCCCTTGTTTTCGTCCGGCATCGCTCGGGTGTGCCGGGCTCGATGCCGATCTTACCCCAGGCGGCTCGCCCAGGAAGTAGCGCCTTGTTAGCGATTCCGAGGGAAATCCCGGGCCGGGATGTCGGACCACTGGTTCTCGTCGAACAGCGGCAAGGTGTGCGGGTCTCCCGCCTGCCTTGCCGTTGCCGTGGGCGCCGAGGCCGCCGGATCATCCGCCCGCAGCAAGGCCCCTGCCCTGACGCCCAGCAGACGCAAGCGCCGCGACAGGGGCACGCGCTTCAGGCACTGGCCCGCCGCCTGGCGGATCCTCGCGGCATCGGCCGTGGGCAAGGACAAGGTCAGGTCGCGCGTGACGATCTTGAAGTCGTCGTAGCGCAGCTTGATGCCGATGGTGCGGCTCACATAGCCCTTGCGCGCGAGGTCTGCCGCCAGCTGCGTGCACAGCCGGGTGAAGATGGCGCCCAGCTCGGCCTTGTCCCGCACGGCATGCAGGTCGCGCTCGAAGGTGGTTTCCCGGCTGATGGACTTCGGTTCGCTGAAAGTGACGACGGGCCGGTCATCCTGGCCATGCGCCACCCGGTGCAGCCAGCCGCCGGTGTTCTCGCCAAAGGTTTCGCGCAGCCAGTCGGCCTGGGCCGCCGCGATATCCCCCACCGTGTTCAGGCCCAGCGCCTCCAGCTTCTGCGCCAGCTTGGGGCCGATGCCGTTGACCTTGCGCGCGGCCAGCGGCCAGATCCGCGCAGGCAGGTCCGCCAGGCTCAGCACGGTCAATCCGCCGGGCTTGTCGAGCTCGGACGCGATCTTGGACAGCAGCTTGTTCGGCGTGATGCCGATGGAACAGCTCAGGCCGGTGGCCGCCAGGACCCGCTGGCGCAGCGCCTGCCCGACCGCGCGGGCGCCCGCCAGCGGGTCGTCGGCCGTCGCGTCCTGCGCGCCTGGCACATCGGTGAGGTCCAGATAGATCTCGTCGACGCCGCGATCCTCCATGACCGGCGCGAGCGCGAGCACGGCGTCCTTGAAGCGGCGCGAATACTGGCGGTAGCGGTCGAAATCGACGGGCAGCAGGATGGCCTGAGGCGCCAGCGCGGCGGCCTTCATCATGCCCATGGCCGAGTGCACGCCGAAGGCGCGCGCCTCATAGGTGGCGGTCGTCACGACGCCGCGGCCGGCGTAGTCCTTCAGCAAGGCGTGGCGCCAGCTGCCATCGGGCAATTGCTCGGGCGCGCGCTCGCGTCCGCCGATGACGACGGGCTGGCCTTTCAGGTGGGGATAACGCAGCAGCTCAACGGACGCATAGAAAGCATCCATGTCCAGGTGGGCAATGAGACGGCGCGTCACGATGGCGCGCCGCGCGGCCCGAAGGACGCGCGGCGGATGGGACTTACTTCTTGCGCACGGGCGGCAGGTCCGTGCAGGCGCCTTCGGCGGCTTCCGCCGCCAGGCCCACGGATTCGCCCAGCGTCGGGTGCGGGTGGATGGTCTTGCCGATATCCACCATGTCCGCGCCCATTTCGATGGCAAGCGCCACTTCGCTGATGAGGTCGCCCGCATGGGTGCCGACGATGCCGCCGCCCAGGATGCGATGCGTCTCGGCGTCGAAGAGCAGCTTGGTGAAGCCTTCGTCGCGGCCGTTGGCGATGGCGCGGCCGGAGGCCTGCCACGGGAACAGGCCCTTCTCGACCTTGATGCCGTTCTTCTTGGCCTCGTCCTCGGTCAGGCCCACCCACGCCACTTCCGGATCGGTGTAGGCCACCGAGGGAATGACGCGCGCGTCGAAGAAGCTCTTCTGGCCGGCGATGACTTCGGCCGCCACGTGGCCTTCATGCACCGCCTTGTGGGCGAGCATGGGCTGGCCGACGATGTCGCCGATGGCGTAGATGTGCGGCACGTTGGTGCGCATCTGGCGATCGACCTCGATGAAGCCGCGGTCGGTCACCTGCACGCCCGCCTTGTCGGCGGCGATCTTCTTGCCATTGGGCGAGCGGCCCACGGCCTGCAGCACCAGGTCGTAGCGCTGGGGCTCTTTCGGCGCGCCTTCGCCTTCGAACGTGACGTAGATGCCGTCCTTCTTCGCCTCGGCCCCCACCGTCTTGGTGTTGAGCATGATGTTGTCGAAGCGCGGGGCGTTCATCTTCTGCCAGACCTTGACCAGGTCGCGGTCGGCGCCCTGCATCAGGCCGGGCAGCATCTCGACCACGTCCAGGCGCGCGCCCAGCGTGGAATAGACCGTGCCCATTTCCAGGCCGATGATGCCGCCGCCGATGATCAGCATCTTCTTGGGGATGGACTTCAGCTTCAGCGCGCCGGTCGAATCGACGATGCGCTCGTCGTCGGGCAGGAAGGGCAGCTTCACCGACTGGCTGCCCGCCGCGATGATCGCGCTGGCGAACTTCAGCGTCTGGGTCTTGCCGTCATCGCCCTTGACCGACAGGTGGTTGGGGTCGAGGAATTCCCCCACGCCCTGCACCACCGTGACCTTGCGCGCCCGGGCCATGCCGGCCAGGCCGCCGGTCAGCTTGCTGATCACGCCGTCCTTGAAGCCGCGCAGCTTGTCCAGGTCGATCTTGGGCTCGCCGAAGGTGATGCCGTGATCGGCCTGGGCGCGCGCCTCGTCGATGACCGCGGCGGTGTGCAGCAGCGCCTTGGAGGGAATGCAGCCCACGTTCAGGCACACGCCGCCCAGGGTGGCGTAACGCTCGACCAGCACCACGGACAGCCCCAGGTCGGCGGCGCGGAAGGCGGCCGAATAGCCGCCAGGGCCTGCGCCCAGCACCAGCACGTCGTACTGGCCATCGGCCCCGCCCGTGTGCGTGGCAGCCTTCGGCGCGGGCTTGTCGTCCGCCTTGGCCTCGGCCTTGGCTTGCGGCTTGGCTTCGGCCTTGCCCTCCGGCTTCGCGGGTGCGTCGGCGGGCTGGGCGGCGCCTGCCGCTGCTTCCACTTCCACGACCACGCTGCCCTGCGACACCTTGTCGCCGACCTTGACCTTCACCGACTTGACCACGCCGCCCTCGGACGCCGGGATTTCCATCGAGGCCTTGTCCGACTCGACCGTGATCAGGCTTTGTTCGGCCTTGATCGTGTCGCCCTCGGCCACCAGCACCTCGATGACTTCGACCGAGTCGAAATCGCCGATGTCGGGAACCTTGATTGCAGTGAGATTGCTCATGAACGCTCCCGTTTACAGCACGATGCGGCGGAAGTCCGCCAGCAGCGCGCCGACATAGGCGTTGAAGCGCGCGGCCGAGGCGCCGTCGATGACGCGGTGGTCATAGGACAGCGACAGCGGCAGCGTCAGGCGCGGCTGGAATTCCTTGCCGTTCCAGACAGGCTTGTGATACGAGCGCGACACACCCATGATGGCCACTTCAGGCGCATTGATGATGGGCGTGAAGTGCGTGCCGCCGATGCCGCCCAGCGACGAGATCGAGAAGCAGCCGCCCTGCATTTCCGAGGGCGACAGCTTGCCGTCGCGGGCCTTCTTGGCCAGTTCGGACGTCAGTTGCGCCAGTTCGGCCACGCCCTTCTTGTCGGCGTCGCGGATGACCGGCACCACCAGGCCATTCGGCGTGTCGGCGGCGAAACCGATGTGGTAATACTGCTTCAATACCAGGTTGTCGCCGTCCAGCGAGGCGTTGAACTCGGGGAATTTCTTCAGGGCCGCGACGACGGCCTTGATCAGGAAGGCCAGCATGGTGACCTTCACGCCCGACTTCTCGTTCTCCTTGTTCAGCGTGACGCGCAGCGCTTCCAGGTCGGTGATGTCCGCTTCGTCATTGTTGGTGACGTGCGGGATCATGACCCAGTTGCGGTGCAGGTTCGCGCCGGAGATCTTCTTGATGCGCGACAGCGGCTTGGCTTCGACCGGACCGAACTTGGTGAAGTCCACCTTCGGCCACGGCAAGAGGCCCAGGGCCGCGCCATCGGCGCCGCCGGCGGCGGCCGGGGCGCCAGCGCCCTGGCCTGCCAGCACCTTCTTCACGTAGCCACGCACGTCGTCCTGCGTGATGCGGCCCTTGGGACCGGAGCCCTGGACCTTGCTCAGGTCGGCGCCAAGCTCGCGGGCGAACTTGCGCACCGACGGCGAAGCATGCGCCAGGCGCTGCTTGGCATCGTCCACGACGTCGGCCTTCAGGGCCTGGGCGGGCGCTTCCTTGGCCGGCGCGGGCGCGCTGGCTTCGGCGCGGCCGGCATCGGCCTTGGCCGGCGCGGCGGCGGCCTCGGGCTTGGCGGCCTTGGGGGCTTCCTTGGCGGGCGCCGAATCACCGGCGGCCTCGACCTGGGCGATGATGCTGCCCTTCGCGACCTTGTCGCCCACCTTCACTTTCAGCGACGTCAGGACGCCGGCGTGCGAGGACGGGATTTCCATCGAGGCCTTGTCGGACTCGACGGTGATCAGGCTTTGCTCGGCCTTGATGCTGTCGCCTTCGGCGACCAGCACCTCGATGACCTCGACCGAGTCGAAGTCGCCGATGTCCGGCACGGCCACGTCGACCACGCCGCCCGAAGCGGCCTTGGCCGGTGCCTCGGCCTTGGCTTCCTGGGTTTCCTGCCTGGGCGCGGCCGAGGCCTTGCTGTCTTCCGTGGCAGGCGCTTCCTTGGCTTCCTTGGCCGGCGCGGCGTCGGCCTTGCCGCCCGCGGCAGCCTCGACCTCGACGATGACGCTGCCCTTGGCAACCTTGTCACCGACCTTGATCTTGATGGACTTCACCACGCCGCCTTCGGAGGCGGGGATTTCCATGGAGGCCTTGTCGGACTCGACCGTGATCAGGCTCTGTTCGGCCTGGATCGTGTCGCCTTCGGACACCAGCACTTCGATCACTTCCACCGAGTCGAAGTCGCCGATGTCCGGCACTTTGATTTCCACCGTATTGCTCATGTCTCGGACCCTCAGGCGTATTGCGGGTTGGCTTTTTTGGGATCGATGCCGTACTTCTTGATGGCTTCGGCCACTTTCTCCAGCGGCAGCTTGCCTTCGTCGGCCAGCGCCTTCAGCGCGGCGACGGTGACGAAGCGGCGGTCAACCTCGAAGTGCTCGCGCAGCTTGGCGCGGAAGTCCGAGCGGCCGAAACCGTCGGTGCCCAGCACACGGTATTCGCGGCCCTTGGGCATGAACTGGCGGATCTGGTCGGCGAACAGCTTCATGTAGTCCGTGGACGCGATGATCGGGCCCTCGGTCTTTTCCAGCTGCTGCGTGACGTAGGGCACGGGCTGCTTCTTGTCGGTCGGATGCAGCAGCGCGTGGCGCTCTGCGTCCAGGCCGTCGCGGCGCAGTTCGGTGAAGCTGGTGACGCTCCAGACGTCCGAGGCGATGCCCCAGTCGGCTTCCAGGAGTTCCTGGGCGGCCATGACTTCACGCAGGATCGTGCCCGAGCCCATCAGCTGGACGCGCTGCTTGCCCTTGCCGTGCGACTTCAGCTTGTACATGCCCCGGATGATGCCTTCCTCGTCGCCGGCGGTCAGGCCAGGCTGCGGGTAGTTTTCGTTCATCACCGTCAGGTAGTAGTACACGTTCTCCTGGTCTTCGACCATGCGCTTCATGCCGTGCTGGATGATGACGGCCAGTTCGTGCGCGAAGGTCGGGTCGTAGGACACGCAGTTCGGGATGGTCGAGGCCAGGATGTGGCTGTGGCCGTCTTCGTGCTGCAGGCCTTCGCCGTTCAGCGTCGTGCGGCCGGCGGTGCCGCCCAGCAGGAAGCCGCGGGCCTGCATGTCGCCGGCGGCCCAGGCCAGGTCGCCCACGCGCTGGAAGCCGAACATGGAGTAGTAGATGAAGAACGGCACCATGATGCGGTTGTTCGTGGAGTACGACGTGGCCGCCGCGATCCACGAGCTGAACGCGCCCGCTTCGTTGATGCCTTCCTGCAGGAGCTGGCCGTCGGCCGCTTCCTTGTAGTACATGACCTGGTCCTTGTCGACCGGCACGTACTTCTGGCCTTCCGGCGCATAGATGCCGATCTGGCGGAACAGGCCTTCCATGCCGAAGGTGCGCGATTCGTCAGCCAGGATGGGCACGACGCGCGGACCAACGTCCTTGTCGCGCAGGACCTGGTTCAGCACGCGCACGAAGGCTTGCGTGGTCGAGATTTCGCGGCCTTCCGCGGTGGGTTCCAGCACGGCC from Orrella dioscoreae includes the following:
- the aceF gene encoding dihydrolipoyllysine-residue acetyltransferase, which gives rise to MSNTVEIKVPDIGDFDSVEVIEVLVSEGDTIQAEQSLITVESDKASMEIPASEGGVVKSIKIKVGDKVAKGSVIVEVEAAAGGKADAAPAKEAKEAPATEDSKASAAPRQETQEAKAEAPAKAASGGVVDVAVPDIGDFDSVEVIEVLVAEGDSIKAEQSLITVESDKASMEIPSSHAGVLTSLKVKVGDKVAKGSIIAQVEAAGDSAPAKEAPKAAKPEAAAAPAKADAGRAEASAPAPAKEAPAQALKADVVDDAKQRLAHASPSVRKFARELGADLSKVQGSGPKGRITQDDVRGYVKKVLAGQGAGAPAAAGGADGAALGLLPWPKVDFTKFGPVEAKPLSRIKKISGANLHRNWVMIPHVTNNDEADITDLEALRVTLNKENEKSGVKVTMLAFLIKAVVAALKKFPEFNASLDGDNLVLKQYYHIGFAADTPNGLVVPVIRDADKKGVAELAQLTSELAKKARDGKLSPSEMQGGCFSISSLGGIGGTHFTPIINAPEVAIMGVSRSYHKPVWNGKEFQPRLTLPLSLSYDHRVIDGASAARFNAYVGALLADFRRIVL